The Actinoplanes sp. N902-109 genomic interval AGTACACCGTCGGCGAAATCGACGCCATGATCCGCGCCGCCGAGGGAAAGACATGCCGGTCCTATCGCTTCGCCGGCTGCGGCACGTACACCTGTCAGCGCGGTGACGACGGAAGGCACCACCTGCTCTGCAACAACATTCCCGTGTGCGCCGTCATGCCATCGCGGCGGCGCCGAGCCACCCAACCACCCGGAAGCTGGCGCCACTCCCAGAGCTGCCTGTCATGGACCGATGGGACCCGATACCGCGTTCAGGCCCCACCAGAAGCGTGGGACCGCGAGACCCGCGCCCTCGTCGTAGGGGTCAGCCGCCGGATCGAGGTCACATGGCAGGTGACACTGATCGGCGAACCCACCGACCCGGGCCTGGTCCGCAGCCGTCACCGCTGTCCCATTCCCGCGGACTGGCCTGGCTATCAAGGCATTGACCGTCCCGGTGGCCGAGAACGGGCCCGGCTCGTCGCCGAGCTCGGCGCACAATGCCACCTGTGCCAGCAATCCCCCGGCGCGATCCTTGACCACGACCACTTCACCGGGCTCATCCGCGGCCTGCTGTGCATCGGCTGCAACAACAACCTCGAAGAATGCCTGCACGTCACCGGTTGCCCGCGGGCCGACTATCTCAACGCGCCACCGGCCGCGCGCCTGCGTCTGTACTACCCGCAGCCGGACCGGCTGGCGAAACACGACAAAGAACTGCGCCGGATCGCCTACCTTGGATTCGATCCAAGGTTCCAGCCCGCCAGCCGGCGCCTGCCGAAAACAGTTCGGGAATTGCCGCCACCACCCGCCGGTACGGGCATCGATCTGACAGCCGTGTCTGAGCAGCCACTTTTCTAGCGCGCCTTCACCCAGCCTCCTGGGGCCAGCGGCGCCCGCAGACACATCCTCGTCGAGCGGCACCTGGCCGTCTTGCTGTGCCGTTCTCCGACGGCAGCGCCGTCCACCTGCTCATGCCGGGGGTCGACCTCGCCCTGGTACGCAACGACCTCACCGCCCGCGTGCCCCGCCTCAGAGTGAACGGGACTACATGGTGGTGGAACGACGCAGTCGGCCACATCGCCTCGGAAGGCATGGTCTTGGGCCCTTCATGGGCCAGCTCAACAGCAGACAAGGCCTTCATGAGGTTGTCTGTTGGTATTCCGTAAAGCGAGGCATCGCGACGAGCATGTCGCAGGATACGTCCGGCGGATAAAGGTCGCTGGTTGCCGACGCAGGGCATCCGGGCTGGTGAGCGTGTCGGTCACCACTACACCCGTAAGCAAAACCTCAGCCGGGCCTGCCGTCGTGACGGCAGGCCCGGCCCTCGTATGTTCGCGCGTCATATGGGTTTCGCGCATTCGCTGACCGAGCGATTCGGCAGGCTGCTGACGCCGGCGCTTATCGCCGAGTCCCGGTAACACCTGCCGCGGTGAACGCATCGGCCGGAGATCGGCTTGCGCGGTTTGAGCGCTCCGGCACCAGCGGACATCTTGTACCAGGACCGGCCTGGCAGTGACGCGACGAGCTTGTTGACCCGGGCGAAGCGCATGCTGGTGGTGACCACGTCGTCGTTACGACCGGTCGCGACCACGTGTGGCTGGTCGTGTTCCTTCATCCATACACGCACCGAGTGCAGCGCTCGGCATGCTGCCGGGCCACGCTGGGCCTGGAGCGCATGGGGCTGGCCGACACCGTTTGGGCCGCGGTCCGGGCCAAGCTGCGGACCGCGCGGATACAGCACCTGGAGGTGCTGCGCGCACCGTTTGAAGTCGAACTCCTGGACCAGCCTGGCGTATCTGGCCCGCGCCACCATGGTTTTAGATCCTGCTGGTCAGCCACACCCGCACGATCCCGCCGCGAGGTGACTGCCGATCTTGGCTCGCTGAACATCTGGCACTTCGACAGCCTTGACAAGGTGGTCGACGCCTACCAGTGGGACACCGAGCCTGCGCTGGTGCCGCACCGGCTGGCGTCGTCAGCCTGGCCGGAGCTGGCCGCCCGGTTACCAACCGGGCAGGTGATGTACTACTGCGCGGACGTTTACCGGCAGGCCAGCCCGGACGTCTTCGCCCGCGTCGACGCGCTCTACCAAACCGGCCTGGACGCCGCCTGTAGCTGGCTGTGCGACCAGCAACCACCCGACTGGTAACAGCCCGATGACGGCGAGGCGATCCAGCATTTCGTCACCGAGCTGGTGCACGCCATTGCAGTACTAGACGGCTCCAACAACACAAGCGGCATTCTGGACTCGTGTCGTAACGCCCGGCATGGCTAGGAGGCGCATGTACCGGCCGAAAGGTGGCTGGCCGCTTGTAGTCAACCGCGTGCGTCTACAGGTTGACATAAATGCTCTTATCGAACGTTTCCCCGGTTCCGGTGCCGACATTGGTGAGAGATGCAAGTGAAGTGCATTGACAGCGTGGTTAAGGAAAGCGCAGAGTTGCTAAAGAATGGGTGCGGCGACGGGCCGCTGGTTGTGTGAGCGGCCCGTCGCCATGTGTCAGGATTTAGCTGGTCCGATTGCGGTTACTCAGGTGGTACAGCGTTGCTGCGACGAGTCCGCCGATACAGCCCAGTACCACTGATCTCAGCCACGTACCGGCAGTAAGGCTCATGCCAAGTGTTAACACCGCGGCGACACAGAGGCCGATGATGAAGGATCGGGTACCAGTCGAGGTCCGTCGCACGATGGTCCTTCCGTATTGGTTAGTCGTCGAAACCGTCGTTGACGCCGTCGATAGCACCAGTAACAAAGCCACCAACGCCACCGGCGACGGCTCCTCCTGCACATCCTTCAAAGATGGTGGCAACACATCCACCAACGAGGCCTATAGTGGTGTCCTTGGCCCAGGTGTTGACCATAGCGTTCCAGTCATACATGCCTGTGGGGTCGGTGTAGTTGACCGGGTTACTGACGGCGTAGGCGTAGCGGTTCCCGCGGGCGGGGTCGCCAACGAAGCTAAGGTTGTCTTGTTGGGTGAAGCGGCCCTCGCTCGAGTCGTACCAGCGCTGGCCGAATTTGGTCAGCGTGGACGCCTTGTCATACGTTCCGCCGGCGTACCGAGTGATGTTGGGCTGGCCGAGGCCGGTTTCGCTGGTCGAGGTTGCTGTTCCGTAGGGGTCGTACTGGTAGGTAGCGGCCACGGTGCTGTTGCTACCCACGACGGCTACGACTGAACCGGTCCCATCGAGGACGTAAGCATAGTCGGTGGTGCCCATCCGCAGCCCAAGGGGGGTGCCGAGTCCGTCGCGTTCGACATAGGCAGTGGGGCTGGTGCCGTTGGTCCAGGATTGCAGCCAGGCCATGCCGTACTGGTCATCCATGCCATAGTCGAGCTTGGTGGTGCCTGCTCGGACGAGTTCAACTTGATCGGTGCCGGCGTAGGTGTAGTTGGCTTCGCCGCCCGGGCCGTACGCGTAAGTCAGCTGGTTGGCGGCGTTGTAGCTCAGAGTGCCGATATCCGGCGCGCTGACCTTGGTCTGGTTGCCGCGGTTCTCATAAGCATTGTTGGTGGTTGTCACCTGGTTGGCCGAGTTGAAAGTCAGGGTCTGGGTGGTAGTGCCGTCGACCTTTACACTCTTGCGATTGCCGTTGGTGTCGTAGTCGTACTCGTAGGTCTTGCCGTTGTAGCTGGTGGCCTTGGTCAGGCGGTTGCCCTTGTCGTGGCTGAACTCGTTGACCGTGCTGGCGATCTCGTCTTTTTGCCACTGCCGCAGACCGGTGTCTTTTGCCTTGTCGGTAGAGCAGGCTTCGCCGGAGACGTACTTGGCGTAGCAGTACGTATCGTCAAAGACCTTCGCCGGTGCGGCGGAGTTCCGCGTCGACGTGATGCGCAGTGGCCGGTCCGACTTGTCATAGGTAGTTTCGGTGTGCAATGCCCACGTGCTGTTGGTCTCGTTGGTGGCGAAGTACTCGTGGGTGCGGTTGCCGTTCTTGTCGTACTTGAAGTTGTAACGGGTACCGCCGGCGGTATCCATCCGCACGAGCCAGTTGCGGCTGTTGTAGTAGTAGTTGGTGGTACCGCGGCCGTCGGTGAGTTTCACCAGGTTTCCGGCGGCGTCCGGGGTGTACGTCTGTACCGGCGTGTTCGTGGCGGTGCGGATGCGCAGTCGGTTGAGCTGGTCATACTGGTACGTGGTGGTGCCGGTGGCGTCGGTACGGGTGATGAGGTTGCCGGTCTGACCGTAGTCGTAGGCCACGGCGGTGGTGCTGGGGCAGCCGGTGCCGGAGTAGGCCACGTTCATCAGCCGGTCTTCGTCGCTGTACGTATACGTCGTCGTGCAGGCGCCGTTGGTCACCGTCTTGAGACGACCGAACGGGTCGTAGGTGAAGCTTTTATCCGCAAGGTTGTTACCGGTCGGCGCCGTGGCCTTCGTCAGCTGCTTGTTGGTGTCGTAGGTGTAGGTAGTGCCATTGCTGTCATTACCCGGATCGGTAGACTTCTTGAGGGTGCCGTCGTCGTTGTAGTCGACCTTGGCCTCGGCCGCCAGAGCGTCCTTGCTCGAGGTCTGATTGCCGGCACCGTTATAGGAATAGCTGGAGCTGTTGCCCTGAGTATCGATCGACGACGAAGGCTGGAAGTTGGCCGTCGGGTTCGTCGAAGTAGCCGCATTGGCGTAAGCGGCAGATGCGCTGGCCCCGGTCGGCGAGGCCGACTTCGTCATCGATTCACCGGCGTTGGTGCCGAAGGAGTTGGTCACCGTGCCGCCTTCGGGTGACTGGGAGCTGGCGACGTCACCGAACGGCGTGTACGAGTCGCTGCGCTCGTTGCCCTCCGGGTCGACGGCCTTGGTGACGCGTTCCTCGTCGTCGAGCGTGTACGTGGTGTGCGGCACCGTGGTCACCGGCTGGGAGATGTCCTGGCGCGGGTCCGCGACGGCGGTCTCGGTGGCGCTGGTGTAGGCGAAGCGGGTCACCGAGCCTTGCCCGGTGGCATTGTCGGTGACCTGGTTGACCGAGGTGACGCGGTGCTGACCGTCGTAGGTGATCAGTACGTAGGTGTCAGTCTTGGTGGTGATTTTCGTCAGATCACCGGCGCTGCTGTAGTCGAACATCACCTTGCGCGGTGTTGCGCTCTGAATGGTCTGCAGCCGGCCGGAACTGTCATAGGCGTAGGAGGCTTGGCGGGCACTGTTGTCCGCACCGACCTGCCGGTACTTGCTAATCTTGTTGTCGGTGTACGACACCGCCACGGTCTTGCCCGACTCGACACCCTTGTCAGCGGTGACGCCGCTCCACTGCGAGCCGTTCCACGTGTAGTCGGTGACGTTGTCGTTGCGGTCCTCAATCTTGTCGAGCAAGCCGTCGGAGGTGAAGAACAGCTCCTTGCCGCTGTCGTGCTCGGTCAGCTTCCACCCGGACCCGTTGTGCTCCAACGTCGCCTTGAACTGCCCCGGCGTCTTGTAGCCGGACCCGGAGACGGTGAACTTACCGACGACACCGTCAGCAGCCACGTACGTCACGGAGTTGTCGCTGGAAGCTTCGTACAGTCGCACATCGGCGCCGCTGCGGCTGCGCCACCCAGGGCCGAGTGAGCCGTTAGCGATGCTTGTACCTAATAGCAGGCTGTTGTAGGAAGCTCCCAACGTGGTGTTGCCGGCGATGCCGGGAAGCGTCAGCTCCGTACTGGTGAGCAGCAGGTTGCCTGACCCTACGTTCACCTTCATCTGCAGCCGGTCCGTCAGCGAGAACGACACCTGTGTCGCATTGCGCACAGGTCCCGTTCCTTTGGGGACCGACGGCGGATCGGTGAGCTGAGCTGCTGCGGCGTCCGCCGCCACAGCATTTTTTCGTGGGCTGGTATAGAGCCACATTGTCCCTTGGCTTTGGGGTGACACTACCGGCTCAATCGTCGGCGATGCCGCTGTAGCAGCGGCCGAGTCGGCCCCGACCGACAGCGCGACGACCGACGAGGATGCAATTAGCACCGTCGCCGTTCCCAGCGCAGCACGAACTCGTGCCATTCATGACTCCTTGTCCATATCCCGGCGAAGACGGTCTCCACCGCGGGAAAACGGCATCAAAAGGCGGCGTCAGCTCAAAACGAGCGACGCAGTAATGACGGCTATTTTCAGTCAGCTACCAAAATCAGCGGTTGCCCTGTGCGTTCTTCGACGTGTTTCGAGCTCGCAGAGAATGAAGTCGATGCGACGAGAAGCGGTAACCAAGGATTTGAGGAAGAGGCCGAAAGTTGCACATGATGAACAAGCGATTCCAGCGATGGCTATGAACTGCGCCTGACTCGTCAAAATGGCACGCCCAAAGCGATCTCCCCCGAAGTGAACGCTGGTGACCACTCGAACGTAATTTGCGTGCATGCAACAGTCAAGGAAGATTACATATTGATAGGACTTATGGCTCTAAAGTTCTAAAGTGGACATACATTGTTACTTTCTGCAGTCGCCGCCGCACCGGAAAGTGATGTGAGTCATGGGGAAGACGACCTCGAGTGCGCGCGCGTCTCAGATCCACTGTGGAGAAGCCAGGCGATTCTGGTCGTCTGGAAGCGCGGTGGTGGAAACGACTGTCTGTTACATGAGTAACACCGGCGCCGGGGAAGCGAGACGTCATGTCGGCTTGCTGAGGCGGTCGGTCAGTAGGGAGAAGGCAGCACCGGCTTGCAGCCCGTTGCGGGCCAGCCGGTCCTGGTACGTGTCGTGCAGACGGTGGGCGGCGCGCCGGTCGCCGGCTTCGAGGAGCAGGGTGATGAGCCGGTGGTGGGTGGCCTCGTGCATGGGGTCGATGGTGGCGGCGGCGCGCAGCAGCTCGATGGCGTGGCCGCTGGTGGTGTTGTCGGCGAGTTCGGTGTAGGCGTCCAGGGCGTGCCGGCGCAAGGTTTCGCGGTGCGCGCCACCCACGGCTGCTGGGCTTACCAGCTCGAACTTCCTCTCGCCATCGGCTCCACCCGCCGCCGCCAACTACGCCGCGGCGGATTCAACCTTCGAGACCAAGCCGTCAAGGAACGCGACGACGCCAAGGAGCTGCTCGCCCTGGCAGCCGCCAGCCATGAGGCCGCCGCCCAGATTGCTACCGCCCTGCTCGCCGTGAAAACCGGGCATCCCCTACCTGACCGCGCCGTACTCGCTCGCCGCATCGGCGCCGGACTGCCGCCCATTGCCGGCACACCGCTGGGCGACTACCTGTGGCAATGGCATCGCAGCCGCAAAATCCAAGCTACGACCCTGTCCGGATACGCCGGACACATCCGCAACTACCTGCAGCCCTACCTCGGGCACATACCCGTCGACGAACTGCGTGTGGCGCACATCCAAACCATGTTCGACGCCATCATCGACCGCAACACCACCCTCGAAGTCGCCCGGCAGAGCAACGACAAGGACCTCGCCGCCGCCCATCACGGCGCGCGCATCGTGAGCGCCGCGACCCTGCAACGCATCCGAGCCACCCTGCGCAAGGCCCTCAACGATGCCATCCGCACCCACCGGCTCATCGAATTCAACCCAGCGGCCCACGTCGAACTACCCTCCGGCAAACGCCCCAAAGCCAAGATCTGGACCGCTGCCGCCGTCACCCGATGGCAGCCCTCAACAACCGGCCGATCACCAAGAAGGTCAAAAGCGACGCCGGTGAGCGCACCATCACCCTCGACCAGAACACCACAACCATCCTGAGCGGCTACCACGCCCGCCGGGCACGCTGGCAACTGGTCAGCGGGCCTGACTGGCCCGACACCGGCCTGTTCTTCGTCCAGCCCAACGGGCACGCCTACCACCCGGAAAAAGTCAGCACCCGCTTCGAGCAACTCGTCGCAGACGCCCACCTACCACCCATCCGCCTGCATGACCTTCGGCACTGCGCCGCAACCTACCTCAAAGCATCCGGTGCCGACCTGAAAGACATCCAGGAAACTCTCGGGCACTCCTCCATCGCCATCACCAGCGACACCTACACGTCGGTCATCCACGAACTCGAAACCGAACGCGCCAAGGCCGACGCCGCGGCCCGCCTCGTTCCCCGCACCACCCGGATCGAAGAAGAAACCATGCATCCAGCGGCCGCCGTGCAGCAAGCGCTCGCCACCATCCACGAGCTCAAACCGGCGGGCACTACACGCCGTGACCGCAGCGCCTGACGCACATAAATCTCCATGTGTCGCCCGTGTGTAAGGCCGTTTCGCCTCGTCGCAGCCAATAACAGCAGGTCAGCATGCCTGATAGGCAATCTTAAGGTTGCTCCACAACTGCTCGCTACTGATCACAAAACCATGCAAGAGGGGCGGATCGGACGCACACGGAGAGATATTACCGCAGGTCAGGTGGGCCGCCGGGGACTCGAACCCCGAACCAAGGGATTAAAAGTCCCCTGCTCTGCCATTGAGCTAGCAGCCCGCTCCGATCAGGTTACCTGACCGGTGGTATCGGCGAGGGACGGCAGGCGGCTCGATCGATCTCGGAAGTTCCGGGCCGGCGGTGAGGGCGGACCCCATGGTGTGCAACCGGCGCGGACGAGGGGGCCGGGCCGGCGCCGACGGGGGACGGCACCGGCCCGGCGTGGGCGGGCAAGGAGGAGGTCAGGCCATCGTGTAACCGCCGTCGACGGCGAGCACCGTGCCGGTGACGTACGTTGAGTTGATGAGGTAGGTGATTGCCTCAGCGATGTCGTCGGGCTGGCCGATACGCTTGGCCGGGAGGCTTTCGGCGGCGGCGGTGAACTGCGCTGTGCGCTGCTCCTCCGGCAGGAACGACCACCAGGGCGTGTCGATGGCCCCCGGGGCCACCGCATTGACCCGCACCGGCGCCAG includes:
- a CDS encoding endonuclease, which translates into the protein MGLHDMPPYRQMALVWRYLLEYTVGEIDAMIRAAEGKTCRSYRFAGCGTYTCQRGDDGRHHLLCNNIPVCAVMPSRRRRATQPPGSWRHSQSCLSWTDGTRYRVQAPPEAWDRETRALVVGVSRRIEVTWQVTLIGEPTDPGLVRSRHRCPIPADWPGYQGIDRPGGRERARLVAELGAQCHLCQQSPGAILDHDHFTGLIRGLLCIGCNNNLEECLHVTGCPRADYLNAPPAARLRLYYPQPDRLAKHDKELRRIAYLGFDPRFQPASRRLPKTVRELPPPPAGTGIDLTAVSEQPLF
- a CDS encoding BTAD domain-containing putative transcriptional regulator, which gives rise to MRRHALDAYTELADNTTSGHAIELLRAAATIDPMHEATHHRLITLLLEAGDRRAAHRLHDTYQDRLARNGLQAGAAFSLLTDRLSKPT
- a CDS encoding RHS repeat-associated core domain-containing protein, whose protein sequence is MARVRAALGTATVLIASSSVVALSVGADSAAATAASPTIEPVVSPQSQGTMWLYTSPRKNAVAADAAAAQLTDPPSVPKGTGPVRNATQVSFSLTDRLQMKVNVGSGNLLLTSTELTLPGIAGNTTLGASYNSLLLGTSIANGSLGPGWRSRSGADVRLYEASSDNSVTYVAADGVVGKFTVSGSGYKTPGQFKATLEHNGSGWKLTEHDSGKELFFTSDGLLDKIEDRNDNVTDYTWNGSQWSGVTADKGVESGKTVAVSYTDNKISKYRQVGADNSARQASYAYDSSGRLQTIQSATPRKVMFDYSSAGDLTKITTKTDTYVLITYDGQHRVTSVNQVTDNATGQGSVTRFAYTSATETAVADPRQDISQPVTTVPHTTYTLDDEERVTKAVDPEGNERSDSYTPFGDVASSQSPEGGTVTNSFGTNAGESMTKSASPTGASASAAYANAATSTNPTANFQPSSSIDTQGNSSSYSYNGAGNQTSSKDALAAEAKVDYNDDGTLKKSTDPGNDSNGTTYTYDTNKQLTKATAPTGNNLADKSFTYDPFGRLKTVTNGACTTTYTYSDEDRLMNVAYSGTGCPSTTAVAYDYGQTGNLITRTDATGTTTYQYDQLNRLRIRTATNTPVQTYTPDAAGNLVKLTDGRGTTNYYYNSRNWLVRMDTAGGTRYNFKYDKNGNRTHEYFATNETNSTWALHTETTYDKSDRPLRITSTRNSAAPAKVFDDTYCYAKYVSGEACSTDKAKDTGLRQWQKDEIASTVNEFSHDKGNRLTKATSYNGKTYEYDYDTNGNRKSVKVDGTTTQTLTFNSANQVTTTNNAYENRGNQTKVSAPDIGTLSYNAANQLTYAYGPGGEANYTYAGTDQVELVRAGTTKLDYGMDDQYGMAWLQSWTNGTSPTAYVERDGLGTPLGLRMGTTDYAYVLDGTGSVVAVVGSNSTVAATYQYDPYGTATSTSETGLGQPNITRYAGGTYDKASTLTKFGQRWYDSSEGRFTQQDNLSFVGDPARGNRYAYAVSNPVNYTDPTGMYDWNAMVNTWAKDTTIGLVGGCVATIFEGCAGGAVAGGVGGFVTGAIDGVNDGFDD
- a CDS encoding tyrosine-type recombinase/integrase, with protein sequence MAALNNRPITKKVKSDAGERTITLDQNTTTILSGYHARRARWQLVSGPDWPDTGLFFVQPNGHAYHPEKVSTRFEQLVADAHLPPIRLHDLRHCAATYLKASGADLKDIQETLGHSSIAITSDTYTSVIHELETERAKADAAARLVPRTTRIEEETMHPAAAVQQALATIHELKPAGTTRRDRSA
- a CDS encoding N-terminal phage integrase SAM-like domain-containing protein, with product MRATHGCWAYQLELPLAIGSTRRRQLRRGGFNLRDQAVKERDDAKELLALAAASHEAAAQIATALLAVKTGHPLPDRAVLARRIGAGLPPIAGTPLGDYLWQWHRSRKIQATTLSGYAGHIRNYLQPYLGHIPVDELRVAHIQTMFDAIIDRNTTLEVARQSNDKDLAAAHHGARIVSAATLQRIRATLRKALNDAIRTHRLIEFNPAAHVELPSGKRPKAKIWTAAAVTRWQPSTTGRSPRRSKATPVSAPSPSTRTPQPS